From Xiphophorus hellerii strain 12219 chromosome 6, Xiphophorus_hellerii-4.1, whole genome shotgun sequence, the proteins below share one genomic window:
- the higd1a gene encoding HIG1 domain family member 1A, mitochondrial: protein MSSYEEGNDSKLMRKVKENPFVPLGLAGFIGIVGHQLYKMKNRGDTKMSVHLIHMRVAAQGFVVGAMTVGVLYSMYNEYIRHPKEEQNTGKHN, encoded by the exons ATGTCATCTTACGAAGAAGGAAATGATTCAAAGTTAATGCGGAAAGTGAAGGAGAATCCCTTTGTTCCATTGG GATTGGCTGGATTTATTGGCATCGTTGGACACCAGctgtacaaaatgaaaaatcgAGGGGACACAAAAATGTCCGTGCACTTGATTCACATGCGTGTAGCTGCGCAAGGCTTTGTGGTTGGAGCCATGACAGTAG GAGTCCTGTATTCAATGTACAACGAGTACATTAGGCACCCCAAAGAAGAGCAGAACACTGGAAAACACAATTGA